Proteins from a genomic interval of Corynebacterium freiburgense:
- a CDS encoding methyltransferase domain-containing protein: MTTPDNTPQDNTPDSNTPQDNTPDSNTPQDNTPDSNTPQDNTSARPDQHDHKNEAKSGAKHLQGHWVLARLGKRVLRPGGRKLTSWMVDTANPTGKRVVELAPGLGLTAGEIFERRPASYVGVDADAQAVAATELAIAHQGKVVQAPADSTGLDANSADLVIGEAMLTMQGERGKAAIISEAWRILEPGGLYAIHELALVPDDFPKEAADDLRKALARSIKVNARPLTVAEWSELLEAQGFRVVAARTAPMGLLDPKQMIADEGPRVGKIMLNLLRDAEARARVLEMRRTFTQHKEHLAAVSLVCEKVDIHMGAPADQRAAEANVFNVLIDAPSATDGDSPAVQRLLSAEGVNLIAMRFKAGQSLEDHRSAHPITVQCLEGEVVFSIGERQEVLTPGKILHLPAQVTHRVDAKQDSVFLLSMLT, encoded by the coding sequence ATGACCACACCGGACAACACACCCCAAGACAACACGCCTGACTCCAACACACCCCAAGACAACACGCCTGACTCCAACACACCCCAAGACAACACGCCTGACTCCAACACACCCCAAGACAACACTTCCGCTCGTCCGGATCAGCACGATCATAAGAATGAGGCAAAGTCCGGCGCAAAGCATTTGCAGGGCCATTGGGTTCTTGCTCGTTTGGGTAAGCGGGTTTTACGGCCTGGTGGCCGCAAACTGACTTCATGGATGGTAGATACTGCGAATCCGACTGGAAAACGGGTTGTAGAGTTGGCTCCTGGTTTGGGGTTGACTGCGGGTGAGATTTTTGAGCGTCGGCCCGCTTCCTATGTGGGTGTTGATGCAGATGCTCAGGCGGTTGCGGCGACTGAGTTGGCTATTGCCCACCAGGGAAAGGTTGTTCAGGCTCCTGCGGATAGCACTGGGTTGGACGCGAATTCCGCTGATCTTGTGATTGGCGAGGCCATGTTGACTATGCAGGGTGAGCGGGGTAAGGCTGCGATTATTTCAGAGGCCTGGCGGATTTTGGAGCCGGGTGGTTTGTATGCCATTCATGAGTTGGCTTTGGTGCCAGATGATTTTCCCAAGGAGGCTGCGGATGATCTGCGGAAGGCTTTGGCCCGGAGTATTAAGGTGAATGCGAGGCCTTTGACGGTAGCGGAGTGGTCTGAGCTATTGGAGGCTCAGGGGTTCCGTGTGGTTGCGGCGCGAACGGCTCCCATGGGGTTATTGGATCCAAAGCAGATGATTGCGGATGAGGGCCCGCGGGTGGGCAAGATTATGTTGAATCTGCTGCGGGATGCGGAGGCTAGGGCTCGGGTGCTGGAGATGAGGCGCACGTTTACGCAGCATAAAGAGCATTTGGCCGCGGTGTCATTGGTGTGCGAAAAGGTTGATATTCATATGGGTGCGCCCGCGGATCAACGTGCTGCTGAGGCCAATGTATTTAATGTGCTTATCGACGCCCCATCCGCCACCGATGGTGATTCCCCTGCGGTGCAACGGTTGCTTAGCGCGGAGGGTGTCAATTTGATTGCCATGAGGTTTAAGGCCGGGCAGTCACTGGAAGATCATCGAAGTGCACATCCGATTACGGTGCAGTGTTTAGAAGGTGAAGTGGTCTTTAGCATTGGAGAGCGCCAAGAGGTTTTGACCCCCGGAAAGATTCTGCATTTACCTGCGCAGGTAACGCATCGTGTTGACGCAAAGCAAGATAGCGTGTTCTTGCTCTCAATGTTGACGTAG
- a CDS encoding LuxR C-terminal-related transcriptional regulator, which translates to MCTVFLVDDHSVFRSGVRAEISGELDIVGEAGTVEQAITGIANTKPDVVLLDVHMPEGGGQAVIRGVDTQAKFLALSVSDAAEDVISVIRAGARGYVTKTISGPQLIDAVHRVHAGDAVFSPRLAGFVLDAFCAPDRDAGTGVVDAPETDQATESGQKSNNADPVIDALTRRELEVLRLLARGYTYKEIGKQLFISVKTVETHASNVLRKTQQSNRHALTRWAQSHSLD; encoded by the coding sequence ATGTGCACAGTTTTTCTGGTTGATGATCACTCAGTTTTCCGCTCTGGCGTGCGTGCCGAAATTTCGGGAGAGTTAGATATTGTTGGAGAAGCAGGCACGGTAGAGCAAGCTATAACTGGCATTGCGAATACAAAACCAGATGTAGTGCTCCTTGATGTTCATATGCCTGAAGGCGGTGGTCAAGCCGTGATTCGGGGTGTAGATACGCAAGCTAAATTTTTAGCGCTTAGTGTTTCTGATGCCGCTGAAGATGTGATTTCTGTAATACGTGCTGGAGCACGTGGTTATGTAACAAAAACAATTTCTGGACCGCAACTGATTGACGCTGTACATAGAGTCCATGCTGGTGACGCAGTATTTTCGCCTCGGCTTGCGGGCTTTGTGCTTGATGCATTCTGTGCGCCCGACCGAGATGCTGGTACAGGGGTGGTTGATGCTCCTGAAACAGATCAAGCAACCGAAAGCGGGCAGAAGAGTAATAATGCCGATCCCGTAATCGACGCCCTGACCCGACGGGAATTAGAAGTGCTGCGGCTTCTAGCCCGTGGCTACACATATAAAGAAATAGGCAAGCAATTATTTATCTCTGTGAAAACTGTGGAGACGCACGCTTCGAATGTACTGCGAAAGACGCAGCAATCAAACCGGCATGCGTTAACACGTTGGGCGCAATCACATTCGTTGGATTAA
- a CDS encoding SgcJ/EcaC family oxidoreductase, producing MGFRQPEFSRIFIRYFVAISRKGKWHSHEEITRFGRHHPYSTIAGILQQRHFHHSQCARHFRAKTTVTAEASSDDTCKSTTETEISALFDRWNDDLKSGDPAKVAENYASDSVLLPTVSNKVRLTDAEKQDYFEHWLEKKPDGQVNERWIELDCNRAIDAGTYTFTYADGSKVAARYTFVYELENDEWKIKSHHSSAMPEADANTELPAATGTTGSPEAIIDMKMCAANESDEEIAAPFDRWNESLATGDPAKVVENYAPDSVLLPTVSNKVRFSPAEKEDYFAHFLEKKPVGTIDDRWIEADCNTATDSGLYTFKYEDGTETKARYTFTYRWDGTQWLITSHHSSAMPEKV from the coding sequence ATGGGTTTTCGACAACCCGAGTTTAGTCGAATTTTTATTCGATATTTTGTGGCTATTTCACGGAAAGGAAAGTGGCACAGTCATGAGGAAATCACTCGCTTTGGGAGGCATCACCCTTACAGCACTATTGCTGGCATCCTGCAGCAGCGACACTTCCACCACTCCCAATGCGCAAGACACTTCCGCGCAAAAACCACAGTGACTGCTGAGGCTTCATCCGACGACACCTGTAAAAGCACTACCGAAACTGAAATCAGCGCGCTTTTTGACCGTTGGAACGATGACCTCAAGAGTGGAGACCCCGCCAAGGTCGCAGAAAACTATGCTTCCGATTCAGTCCTACTCCCCACAGTCTCAAACAAAGTTCGGTTAACCGATGCTGAAAAACAAGATTATTTCGAGCATTGGCTCGAGAAAAAGCCTGACGGCCAAGTAAACGAACGCTGGATTGAACTGGACTGTAATCGAGCAATCGACGCAGGTACCTACACCTTCACCTACGCAGATGGGTCCAAGGTTGCCGCACGATACACATTCGTCTACGAACTTGAAAACGATGAATGGAAGATCAAGAGCCACCACTCCTCGGCCATGCCCGAGGCTGACGCAAATACCGAACTACCTGCTGCAACGGGAACAACCGGTTCACCAGAAGCAATCATAGATATGAAGATGTGCGCAGCAAATGAATCCGATGAGGAGATCGCCGCCCCCTTTGACCGCTGGAACGAATCATTAGCAACCGGAGACCCAGCAAAAGTAGTGGAAAACTATGCCCCAGACTCCGTATTGCTCCCCACAGTATCCAATAAAGTTCGATTCTCCCCCGCAGAAAAGGAAGATTATTTTGCCCACTTCCTTGAAAAGAAGCCCGTGGGCACAATCGACGATCGCTGGATCGAAGCGGATTGCAATACGGCGACGGATTCAGGCCTCTACACCTTTAAATACGAAGACGGCACAGAGACCAAAGCTCGCTATACATTCACCTACCGTTGGGATGGCACGCAATGGTTGATTACCAGCCATCACTCCTCGGCTATGCCCGAAAAGGTCTAA
- a CDS encoding PspC domain-containing protein has translation MQSPYPTFTRYRQGRVVAGVANGLAGHLNVDILAVRLVLIFTMLFGGIGALFYALVWISTKLEDAPTSFQGGQRRFGSVVLLFVGALGAIGSFSLFTGLQGSILLAFIALGLGAVLAWQAMDQGVEAFGSSRGVLTILAGVLLLGSGVVLALLNWDSSAVFMASIVSVVLTLAGVLVLGIPIWLRLWDALLESRAEARAEAERAEIASRLHDSVLQTLALIQKQADDPQKVIRLARSQERQLRQWLFGSENTEPKTTFTALGRACAEVEDLFGLRIVPVTVGTDVPLTDETRSAVLAARESMVNAAKHANVNSVDVYAECFDEVDIYIRDRGPGFVMEEIPQDRHGVRDSIIGRVQRVGGEVVIHSNNEGTEVHIHVPKGEEKTESTVLNFPAGSFTHGRNEGLVS, from the coding sequence ATGCAATCTCCATATCCTACGTTTACGCGCTATCGTCAGGGGCGAGTCGTCGCTGGTGTGGCGAATGGTCTTGCTGGCCACCTCAACGTAGATATACTCGCGGTGCGTTTGGTTTTGATTTTCACAATGCTTTTTGGCGGAATCGGCGCATTGTTTTATGCGCTTGTATGGATTTCCACAAAACTTGAAGATGCACCAACAAGCTTCCAAGGAGGCCAACGGAGATTTGGATCTGTTGTACTTCTATTTGTAGGCGCCTTAGGGGCAATTGGGTCATTTTCACTGTTCACAGGGCTTCAAGGCAGCATTCTTTTAGCATTTATTGCGTTGGGCTTAGGGGCTGTGCTGGCCTGGCAAGCAATGGACCAAGGTGTAGAAGCTTTCGGTTCTTCACGCGGTGTGCTGACTATTTTGGCCGGAGTGTTGCTCTTGGGCTCAGGTGTGGTGCTAGCGCTTTTAAACTGGGATAGTTCTGCTGTATTTATGGCATCAATCGTGTCCGTAGTACTTACGCTAGCAGGGGTACTGGTCCTCGGAATACCAATTTGGCTACGGCTATGGGATGCGCTTTTGGAATCCCGGGCAGAAGCCCGAGCCGAAGCCGAACGTGCCGAGATTGCCTCACGCTTGCATGATTCTGTACTGCAAACATTGGCGCTGATCCAAAAACAAGCTGATGATCCGCAGAAGGTTATTCGGTTAGCGCGTTCCCAAGAGCGTCAATTGCGGCAGTGGCTTTTTGGCTCAGAAAACACTGAACCCAAAACAACATTTACTGCATTGGGAAGGGCCTGTGCTGAAGTTGAAGATTTATTTGGATTACGTATTGTCCCGGTGACTGTAGGGACAGATGTGCCATTAACAGATGAGACTCGATCGGCAGTATTGGCGGCACGGGAATCTATGGTCAATGCAGCAAAGCATGCGAATGTGAACTCCGTAGATGTGTATGCAGAATGTTTTGATGAGGTAGATATTTATATTCGAGATCGGGGCCCAGGGTTTGTAATGGAAGAGATTCCTCAGGATCGACATGGGGTAAGGGATTCGATTATTGGTAGAGTGCAGCGAGTAGGGGGTGAAGTGGTTATTCACTCAAATAATGAGGGCACTGAAGTGCATATTCATGTGCCTAAAGGGGAAGAAAAAACTGAATCAACGGTACTGAATTTTCCCGCAGGATCATTCACACACGGTCGCAATGAAGGCTTAGTATCGTAA
- a CDS encoding sucrase ferredoxin encodes MNTRCSATTHESLPGTAKTGGVFVLLEHLHGWGRDVLDGDAFGSDLTADIKAHLKKTDSQLQLIRKPGRSAGHQLHRRLYIVFCELGVIETLLVESPAAILRLDLTGPGRNRAELVEHPIALVCTHGKRDMCCALKGRPVAAAMQTCFFGNEIWESSHTKGHRFAPSMLLFPWGYSYGRLNAPAAIDMLKHATLGEMFLPGNRGRGVFDAPGQVAELAVAKLLLDASEPLSPGTLMVVADGEFARIVGHPDGRKWRVMLEKQHIEEIIASCGDDPKPGSSWVAVGIEQLRQH; translated from the coding sequence ATCAATACTCGTTGTTCAGCAACTACTCATGAATCGCTTCCGGGTACAGCGAAGACCGGTGGGGTATTTGTGCTGCTAGAACACTTGCACGGTTGGGGGAGGGATGTTTTAGACGGTGATGCTTTTGGTTCAGACCTTACGGCAGATATTAAAGCGCATTTAAAGAAAACGGATTCGCAGCTTCAGTTAATTCGGAAACCGGGGAGATCTGCGGGCCATCAACTGCATAGACGCTTGTATATAGTGTTTTGCGAATTAGGGGTTATTGAAACATTGCTTGTAGAAAGCCCAGCGGCAATTTTACGGCTTGATCTTACTGGCCCTGGACGTAATCGCGCTGAGCTAGTCGAACACCCAATTGCATTGGTATGTACTCATGGAAAACGAGATATGTGTTGTGCATTAAAAGGCAGACCAGTGGCTGCCGCAATGCAAACATGTTTTTTCGGTAATGAAATCTGGGAATCTTCTCATACCAAGGGGCATCGTTTTGCCCCGTCAATGTTACTGTTCCCCTGGGGATATTCATATGGTCGTCTTAATGCGCCAGCCGCCATTGATATGCTTAAGCACGCCACGCTCGGTGAAATGTTTCTCCCAGGCAATCGTGGGCGAGGCGTATTCGATGCCCCCGGCCAAGTTGCGGAGCTTGCCGTAGCCAAATTGCTTCTCGACGCCTCGGAGCCTCTGTCCCCAGGCACGCTTATGGTTGTTGCGGATGGGGAGTTCGCACGAATCGTCGGACACCCCGATGGCCGCAAATGGCGAGTGATGCTAGAAAAACAGCACATCGAAGAAATCATTGCCTCATGCGGAGATGACCCGAAACCCGGGTCATCCTGGGTGGCAGTTGGTATCGAGCAACTACGTCAACATTGA
- the guaA gene encoding glutamine-hydrolyzing GMP synthase, whose translation MTQQIHRPVLVVDFGAQYAQLIARRVREARMYSEVIPHTATVSEIQAKNPVALVLSGGPSSVYAEGAPALDPEILNLGLPVFGICYGFQAMTHALGGTVSHTGNREYGRTDLYVSGGVLHKGFEQTHKVWMSHGDAVSVAPDGFVVTAQSEGAPVAAFECQERRMAGVQYHPEVLHSPHGQEVLVRFLTEVAGLKQDWTPANIAEELIEAVREKVGEHGRAICGLSGGVDSAVAAALVQRAIGDRLTCVFVDHGLLRAGEREQVQQDFVAATGAKLVTVDEREAFLAKLAGVTDPEAKRKAIGAEFIRSFERAVAGVLADAPEGSSVDFLVQGTLYPDVVESGGGSGTANIKSHHNVGGLPDDVEFQLVEPLRLLFKDEVRAVGKELGLPEEIVNRQPFPGPGLGIRIIGEVTEQRLETLRAADLIARTELTNAGLDAEIWQCPVVLLADIRSVGVQGDGRTYGHPIVLRPVSSEDAMTADWTRLPYDVLEKISTRITNEVPDVNRVVLDCTSKPPGTIEWE comes from the coding sequence GTGACTCAGCAGATCCATCGCCCTGTGCTTGTTGTAGATTTCGGGGCTCAATACGCCCAGCTTATTGCCCGTCGTGTGCGTGAGGCGCGCATGTATTCTGAGGTGATCCCTCACACTGCGACTGTTTCGGAAATACAAGCGAAGAATCCGGTTGCGCTTGTACTTTCGGGCGGTCCTTCTTCTGTATATGCGGAAGGGGCGCCAGCTCTAGATCCAGAAATTCTAAATCTAGGGTTGCCGGTATTTGGTATCTGTTATGGGTTCCAGGCGATGACTCATGCTTTAGGGGGAACTGTCTCGCATACTGGTAACCGAGAGTATGGTCGAACAGATCTTTATGTATCTGGGGGTGTGCTGCATAAGGGGTTTGAGCAGACTCACAAGGTTTGGATGAGTCATGGTGATGCGGTGTCTGTAGCGCCAGACGGGTTTGTTGTAACCGCGCAATCGGAGGGTGCTCCTGTTGCTGCATTCGAATGTCAAGAGCGACGAATGGCTGGTGTGCAATATCATCCCGAAGTATTGCATTCACCTCATGGCCAGGAAGTTTTGGTTCGGTTCCTTACAGAAGTTGCAGGTTTAAAACAGGATTGGACACCCGCAAATATTGCCGAAGAGCTTATTGAGGCAGTGCGCGAAAAGGTAGGGGAGCATGGCCGGGCTATTTGTGGTTTGTCTGGTGGTGTTGATTCTGCTGTTGCGGCGGCATTGGTGCAGCGCGCAATTGGTGACCGGCTCACATGCGTGTTTGTGGATCATGGTTTGTTGCGAGCTGGTGAGCGGGAGCAAGTGCAGCAGGATTTTGTGGCTGCCACAGGGGCGAAACTTGTTACAGTTGATGAGCGTGAGGCTTTTTTGGCAAAGCTTGCGGGCGTGACAGATCCGGAGGCAAAGCGAAAGGCTATTGGGGCGGAATTCATTCGCTCGTTTGAGCGTGCGGTTGCCGGAGTGCTTGCCGACGCCCCGGAAGGCTCCAGTGTGGACTTCCTCGTTCAGGGTACTTTGTACCCTGATGTTGTTGAATCTGGTGGTGGCTCAGGAACCGCAAATATTAAAAGCCACCACAATGTTGGTGGTTTGCCAGATGACGTAGAGTTCCAACTTGTGGAGCCATTGCGCCTGCTCTTTAAAGATGAGGTGCGCGCCGTCGGCAAGGAACTTGGGTTGCCAGAAGAAATAGTAAACCGGCAGCCATTCCCTGGGCCGGGGCTAGGTATTCGTATTATTGGTGAAGTTACCGAGCAGCGTCTGGAGACCTTGCGTGCTGCGGACCTGATTGCCCGGACCGAACTCACGAATGCTGGGCTCGATGCCGAAATTTGGCAATGCCCGGTGGTTCTTCTTGCAGATATTCGCTCTGTAGGGGTTCAGGGCGATGGCCGTACATATGGACACCCGATTGTATTGCGGCCGGTGTCCTCCGAGGATGCAATGACTGCAGACTGGACGCGGCTGCCTTATGATGTACTGGAAAAAATCTCTACCCGCATTACAAATGAAGTTCCAGATGTGAACCGAGTGGTACTCGATTGCACATCCAAACCTCCAGGAACTATTGAGTGGGAATAA
- a CDS encoding AMIN-like domain-containing (lipo)protein, whose protein sequence is MSARSPLGVPRGFLACTFSACIMAGLLGACAPEIPTNTNNSTSFSSTTENTNSTSHSSNPSTTATSHAGLSPLGEASLEPRTHAPEAPGNIVITSVRAASHNGFDRIVFEATGSGTPGWIVDYSDKPTQHTTGDPIDVPGETALEVHITGTTYPFELGIPNPEIGRVELNTTMVTDIVDAGTFEGQSQFIVGIKGKRQPYSVQILENPTRVVVDILHNS, encoded by the coding sequence ATGTCTGCTCGATCCCCCCTCGGCGTGCCCCGAGGTTTTCTTGCTTGTACGTTCAGTGCCTGCATTATGGCCGGGCTACTTGGAGCCTGCGCCCCAGAAATACCAACAAATACCAATAATTCCACCAGCTTTTCCAGCACCACAGAAAATACCAATTCAACCAGCCATTCGAGCAACCCTTCCACCACGGCAACCAGTCATGCCGGACTATCCCCACTTGGAGAAGCCTCCCTCGAACCGCGCACCCATGCACCAGAAGCACCAGGCAATATAGTTATTACTTCAGTTCGAGCGGCAAGTCATAATGGCTTCGACCGAATCGTCTTTGAAGCCACCGGCTCCGGGACCCCGGGATGGATAGTGGATTACTCGGATAAACCTACCCAACACACCACCGGAGACCCCATTGACGTCCCCGGCGAAACCGCACTAGAAGTCCATATCACCGGTACTACCTACCCCTTTGAACTTGGTATCCCAAACCCAGAAATCGGCCGAGTAGAACTCAATACCACTATGGTCACCGATATTGTGGACGCTGGAACCTTTGAAGGGCAATCACAATTTATTGTGGGAATTAAAGGCAAACGCCAACCATACTCAGTGCAAATACTGGAAAACCCCACGCGAGTGGTTGTAGATATCCTGCATAACTCATAG
- a CDS encoding Na+/H+ antiporter family protein, with translation MNAVLLAVIVMLALALARVHVVLALFIGALVGGLVGGLGLDGTMVAFQEGLSGGAMIALSYALLGAFAMAVAASGLPNLLADWLIAKIGSTNESLNAKAHAATKWGLVLGIMAMAIMSQNLIPVHIAFIPLLIPPLLTVFNKLQLDRRAVACVMTFGLVTTYMFLPLGFGSIFLNDILLGNIADAGMDVSNINVMTAMGIPAFGMIIGVLLAVFVTYRRPRTYEDIPITAGSATAPNEISKYKILVALFAIVATFTIQVVMQSMDLQANSLLVGALVGLSIFMVTGAVNWREADDVFTSGMKMMALIGFIMISAQGFASVMNATGEITPLVDASASLFAGSKAAAAMAMLIVGLIVTMGIGSSFSTLPIIAAIYVPLCTSLGFSPLATVAIIGTAGALGDAGSPASDSTLGPTAGLNADGQHDHITGSVIPTFLHFNIPLLIAGWTAAMVL, from the coding sequence ATGAATGCTGTATTGCTCGCCGTAATTGTCATGCTTGCACTTGCGCTTGCGCGTGTGCATGTTGTGTTGGCGCTTTTTATTGGCGCACTCGTTGGTGGCCTGGTCGGTGGCCTAGGACTCGATGGCACAATGGTGGCGTTCCAGGAAGGCTTGTCTGGCGGCGCAATGATCGCATTGAGTTATGCACTTTTAGGTGCTTTTGCCATGGCCGTGGCGGCTTCCGGGCTACCAAACCTGCTTGCTGATTGGCTTATTGCCAAAATTGGTTCCACAAATGAAAGCCTCAATGCCAAAGCACACGCCGCCACGAAATGGGGGCTCGTCTTAGGCATTATGGCAATGGCCATTATGAGCCAAAACTTGATCCCCGTCCATATTGCATTTATTCCTTTGTTAATTCCACCGCTGCTTACCGTATTTAATAAGCTTCAATTGGATCGTCGAGCGGTCGCATGCGTTATGACCTTTGGTCTTGTGACCACATATATGTTCTTGCCGCTCGGCTTCGGTAGCATCTTCCTTAACGATATTTTGCTGGGCAATATTGCTGATGCTGGCATGGATGTTTCAAATATCAATGTTATGACTGCAATGGGAATCCCCGCATTCGGCATGATTATCGGTGTGCTGCTCGCCGTTTTTGTTACGTATCGACGCCCCCGCACCTATGAAGACATTCCAATTACGGCTGGAAGTGCTACTGCACCGAATGAAATTTCAAAATACAAAATCCTCGTAGCATTATTTGCCATTGTTGCTACATTTACCATCCAGGTTGTTATGCAATCTATGGATCTTCAAGCGAATTCTCTTCTGGTTGGCGCGCTTGTAGGTCTCAGTATCTTTATGGTTACGGGTGCTGTAAATTGGCGCGAGGCTGACGATGTATTCACCTCCGGCATGAAAATGATGGCACTCATCGGCTTTATTATGATCTCCGCACAGGGTTTTGCTTCCGTTATGAATGCCACCGGAGAAATCACTCCGCTTGTAGATGCCTCCGCATCACTGTTCGCAGGTAGTAAAGCCGCAGCAGCAATGGCAATGCTTATTGTGGGGTTAATTGTCACGATGGGAATCGGATCCTCGTTTTCCACCCTTCCAATTATTGCCGCAATTTACGTGCCGCTATGCACTTCACTGGGGTTTTCACCGCTCGCGACCGTCGCTATTATTGGTACCGCTGGCGCCCTTGGAGATGCTGGATCCCCAGCATCCGATTCCACCCTCGGCCCCACCGCAGGCCTGAATGCCGACGGCCAACACGACCATATTACGGGGTCCGTTATCCCAACCTTCCTCCACTTTAATATTCCCCTACTGATCGCAGGTTGGACCGCCGCAATGGTGCTATAA
- a CDS encoding DNA polymerase Y family protein produces MRFAALWFPDWPVQALGKPGALVAIERAGEIRVCSHAARGFEVRRGMRVRQAQALCPQLQVVSEDISRDAQVFEQVVHSLDAVVAGVEVMRPGLVVVDILGAARYYGAEDSLIELLIDAAAMCGVDCFVGAADEITTAVIASRVSAIVPIQYSQEFLSQQPVSVLLAEEALGVDIATVQVLQNLGIRTLGDIAHLGARDIAARFGAHGMHIFQIAVADTQRCIAPKLEEVTFHTTYIPDDPIVRVDTAAFVARQLASELHMKLQHYGVVCQRLCIQAEFANGDIVERTWRTRKALSESGMADRVRWQLDGWLTNRALNVAAEEGGIVALTLDPVEVSLPEHRALWGDDCTDEHVQRVIERVQSTLGSDKVLQPYYAGGLGLTQCVKFVSYGEPTVEQPVWNGALLSPHPGCLVTGIAYLFDEAGNAIYLDKESLLSAPPASLRFAAINLHITAWAGPWLAGSCARMQVVADSYAYVLRWEQDGQWHLEASYT; encoded by the coding sequence ATGCGTTTTGCAGCATTATGGTTTCCTGATTGGCCGGTGCAGGCTTTAGGGAAACCTGGGGCTTTGGTGGCAATCGAACGGGCTGGGGAAATTCGCGTGTGTAGTCACGCTGCGCGTGGGTTTGAGGTTCGGCGTGGGATGAGGGTGCGGCAGGCTCAAGCGCTTTGTCCACAATTGCAAGTGGTTTCGGAGGATATTTCTCGGGATGCGCAGGTATTTGAGCAGGTAGTTCATAGTTTGGATGCGGTCGTTGCTGGTGTAGAGGTTATGCGCCCCGGATTGGTAGTGGTCGATATTTTGGGGGCTGCACGATATTACGGCGCTGAGGATTCCCTCATAGAGTTGCTTATCGACGCCGCGGCAATGTGCGGCGTTGATTGTTTTGTGGGGGCTGCCGATGAGATCACCACTGCTGTTATTGCGTCTCGGGTATCTGCGATTGTGCCTATTCAGTATTCCCAAGAATTTCTATCTCAACAGCCAGTCAGTGTTCTTCTTGCTGAAGAAGCATTGGGCGTTGATATTGCTACTGTGCAGGTATTACAAAATCTTGGTATCCGCACATTGGGGGATATTGCACACCTTGGGGCGCGTGATATAGCTGCTCGATTTGGTGCGCACGGTATGCATATTTTTCAAATTGCGGTAGCGGATACACAACGTTGTATAGCTCCGAAGTTGGAGGAAGTAACATTCCATACCACATATATTCCCGATGATCCTATTGTTCGTGTGGATACTGCTGCTTTTGTTGCCAGGCAATTAGCCAGTGAACTTCATATGAAGTTGCAACATTATGGTGTGGTGTGCCAGCGGCTATGTATTCAAGCTGAGTTTGCTAATGGAGATATTGTGGAGCGTACTTGGCGTACTCGGAAAGCTCTTTCGGAATCCGGTATGGCAGATCGGGTGAGATGGCAATTGGATGGTTGGCTGACCAACCGTGCGTTAAATGTGGCCGCTGAAGAAGGTGGCATTGTGGCGTTAACGCTTGATCCTGTGGAAGTTTCACTGCCTGAGCATCGTGCTTTGTGGGGAGATGATTGCACTGATGAGCATGTGCAACGAGTGATTGAGCGGGTGCAGTCTACTTTGGGATCGGATAAGGTTTTACAACCGTATTACGCGGGTGGATTGGGGTTGACACAGTGCGTGAAGTTTGTGAGTTATGGCGAGCCTACAGTGGAACAACCTGTGTGGAATGGGGCATTATTGTCTCCCCATCCGGGGTGTTTAGTCACTGGGATTGCGTATCTTTTTGATGAGGCTGGGAATGCTATTTATTTGGATAAAGAATCTTTATTGAGTGCGCCCCCGGCTAGTCTTCGATTTGCGGCAATAAATCTGCATATTACGGCTTGGGCTGGGCCGTGGTTAGCGGGGAGCTGTGCACGCATGCAGGTTGTGGCGGATTCTTATGCGTATGTATTGCGTTGGGAACAGGATGGCCAGTGGCATCTTGAGGCTAGTTACACCTAG